One Sphingomicrobium marinum genomic window carries:
- a CDS encoding helix-turn-helix domain-containing protein produces the protein MDEELEQEELPNIVPLGQRFKEAREAKDLSIDDVAATTRIPKRHLNNLETGNYADLPAPTYSMGFAKNYARVLDMDVEEVSAQLREEMDGFAPRVEEQTGFEPVDPNRSMPRWLVWGAILALIAAIVFFVFYTERSLLGAEGAEPPALSTIGPEEEAESDAADDAVVTAQRVMLMADSPVWVRITDGGETLVETELGPNNSYTVPLDAVAPMLETARPEGLRILVGRNDAPQVGPDGERVTGVSLLPPDLLRGPRAAAAGSTTVPAPRAIPPSAQPSPRPLARSARPAPPAEEPPPPPPTAAQEEAATDDAGDGGATG, from the coding sequence ATGGACGAAGAGCTCGAACAGGAAGAATTGCCGAACATCGTGCCGCTCGGCCAGCGCTTCAAGGAAGCGCGCGAGGCCAAGGATCTGTCGATCGACGACGTCGCGGCGACAACGCGGATTCCCAAACGCCACCTCAATAATCTTGAAACCGGCAATTATGCCGATCTGCCCGCGCCCACCTATTCGATGGGCTTCGCCAAGAATTACGCCCGCGTCCTCGACATGGACGTGGAAGAGGTATCGGCTCAGCTGCGCGAGGAAATGGACGGATTTGCTCCGCGCGTAGAGGAACAGACCGGCTTCGAACCGGTCGATCCCAACCGCTCGATGCCAAGATGGTTGGTATGGGGCGCGATCCTCGCGCTGATCGCAGCGATCGTTTTCTTCGTCTTCTATACCGAGCGCAGCCTGCTTGGTGCCGAAGGGGCGGAGCCCCCCGCGCTGAGCACGATCGGACCCGAAGAAGAAGCCGAAAGCGATGCTGCCGACGACGCCGTCGTCACCGCGCAGCGCGTCATGCTGATGGCCGATAGTCCGGTATGGGTGCGTATTACCGACGGCGGCGAGACCCTCGTCGAAACCGAACTCGGGCCCAACAACAGCTATACCGTGCCGCTCGATGCGGTCGCGCCGATGCTGGAAACCGCACGGCCGGAAGGCCTGCGTATCCTCGTCGGTCGCAACGATGCGCCGCAGGTGGGGCCCGATGGCGAACGCGTGACGGGCGTCAGCCTGCTGCCGCCCGACCTGCTGCGCGGCCCGCGCGCGGCTGCAGCGGGCAGCACCACGGTGCCAGCACCGCGCGCCATCCCGCCCTCGGCTCAACCCTCGCCACGTCCGTTGGCAAGGTCAGCCCGGCCGGCACCACCTGCGGAAGAACCCCCGCCGCCGCCGCCGACTGCCGCTCAGGAAGAAGCGGCCACTGACGATGCTGGCGATGGCGGTGCGACCGGCTAA
- the ptsP gene encoding phosphoenolpyruvate--protein phosphotransferase, which yields MVESAAASAREILTGLHDVMAGRGTAQSKLDHVVDLIAEKMASEVCSIYVMRDNMLELYATHGLNKEAVHVTRLGLGEGLVGTIAEQTRVLNLEEASAHPQFSYRPETGEEHFHSFAGIPIVRREEPIGVLTVQHEDSRKYQDVEIEALQTVAMVMSEMLANAGIADGTRGRSRSSGEQQLGGLQLVTGMARGKAVFHQPKVTVEHTVAEDTEAERARVYAAFRKMREQIDNMTRDAEFGTTGEHEEILETYKMFAYDEGWARRINEAIDSGLTAEAAIERVQQHTRTRMKEIDDPLLAERMHDLEDLSNRLLRIVAGRMTTAAQTGLDEDTILIARNLGPAELLEYDRRRLKGVVLQEGSLTSHVTIVARAMGVPTVGKIEDIRHIANDGDEILVDGDQGTICVRPSRTTIDSFDMRMATTAKRRAEYAALKDQPAETIDGQRIQLMVNAGLPEDAAQLAANGAEGIGLFRTEFQFLIAARLPGRESQQKLYKDVLDAAGDRPVIFRTLDIGGDKALPYLNEKDEAENPAMGWRALRLSLDRKALMKAQARALVEAAGGRHLRVMFPMVSEPWEFEEARQLFEKEVKWLRDRKRVLPTVIEYGCMLEVPSLAEMLDQLLPRIDFLSIGTNDLTQFLFAADRADPRLAERYDWLSPSILRFLKRIVDQCKAADVPVRVCGEMGGRPPEALALIAIGMEAFSVTPAALGPLKAMIHSLDAGAARREFESLLADPPKMFREAVIDWARQQAVDLS from the coding sequence ATGGTAGAAAGCGCAGCCGCCTCCGCCCGCGAAATCCTGACCGGCCTCCATGACGTGATGGCCGGGCGCGGCACCGCGCAGTCGAAGCTCGACCATGTCGTCGACCTGATCGCCGAGAAGATGGCGAGCGAGGTCTGCTCGATCTACGTCATGCGCGACAACATGCTCGAGCTGTACGCGACCCACGGTCTCAACAAGGAAGCGGTGCACGTGACCCGCCTCGGCCTCGGCGAAGGTCTCGTCGGCACGATCGCCGAGCAGACCCGCGTGCTCAACCTCGAAGAAGCCAGCGCGCACCCGCAATTCTCCTATCGCCCCGAAACGGGCGAAGAACATTTCCACAGCTTTGCCGGCATCCCCATCGTGCGCCGCGAGGAGCCGATCGGCGTCCTCACCGTGCAGCACGAAGACAGCCGCAAATACCAGGACGTCGAGATCGAGGCGCTGCAGACCGTCGCGATGGTGATGAGCGAAATGCTGGCCAATGCCGGCATTGCCGATGGTACGCGCGGACGGAGCCGGTCTTCGGGCGAACAGCAGCTGGGCGGGCTCCAGCTCGTCACCGGCATGGCGCGCGGCAAGGCGGTCTTCCACCAGCCCAAGGTCACCGTCGAACATACGGTCGCGGAAGATACCGAGGCCGAACGTGCGCGTGTTTATGCGGCCTTCCGCAAGATGCGCGAACAGATCGACAACATGACGCGCGATGCCGAATTCGGCACCACGGGCGAGCATGAAGAGATCCTCGAGACCTACAAGATGTTCGCCTACGACGAGGGCTGGGCGCGGCGCATCAACGAAGCCATCGACAGCGGCCTGACCGCAGAAGCGGCGATCGAACGCGTGCAGCAGCATACGCGCACGCGAATGAAGGAAATCGACGATCCCTTGCTTGCCGAGCGGATGCACGATCTCGAGGACCTGTCGAACCGCCTGCTACGCATCGTCGCCGGGCGGATGACGACGGCGGCGCAGACCGGGCTCGATGAGGACACGATCCTGATCGCCCGCAATCTCGGGCCCGCCGAACTGCTCGAATATGACCGACGCCGCCTGAAGGGCGTGGTACTCCAGGAAGGCTCGCTCACCAGCCACGTCACCATTGTCGCGCGGGCGATGGGCGTGCCGACGGTCGGCAAGATCGAGGACATCCGTCACATCGCCAATGACGGAGATGAGATCCTCGTCGATGGCGATCAGGGAACGATTTGCGTCCGCCCGTCGCGCACCACCATCGACAGTTTCGATATGCGCATGGCGACAACGGCCAAACGCCGCGCCGAATATGCCGCGCTAAAGGACCAGCCTGCCGAAACGATCGATGGTCAGCGCATCCAGCTGATGGTCAATGCCGGCCTGCCCGAAGATGCCGCGCAGCTTGCCGCCAACGGCGCCGAGGGGATCGGGCTCTTCCGCACCGAATTCCAGTTCCTCATCGCCGCGCGCCTGCCCGGCCGCGAAAGCCAGCAGAAACTCTACAAGGACGTGCTTGACGCTGCCGGCGACCGGCCCGTCATCTTCCGCACGCTCGACATCGGCGGCGATAAGGCGCTGCCCTATCTCAACGAGAAGGACGAGGCCGAAAATCCGGCGATGGGCTGGCGTGCGCTGCGGCTCAGCCTCGACCGCAAGGCACTGATGAAGGCGCAGGCCCGCGCGCTGGTCGAAGCCGCGGGCGGGCGCCATCTGCGCGTCATGTTCCCCATGGTCTCCGAACCCTGGGAATTCGAAGAAGCACGCCAACTGTTTGAAAAAGAGGTGAAATGGCTACGCGATCGCAAGCGCGTGCTGCCGACGGTCATCGAATATGGCTGCATGCTCGAGGTTCCAAGCCTCGCCGAAATGCTCGACCAGCTGCTGCCGCGGATCGATTTCCTGTCGATCGGCACCAATGACCTGACCCAATTTCTTTTCGCCGCCGACCGCGCGGATCCGCGTCTGGCCGAGCGTTATGACTGGCTCAGTCCCTCGATCCTGCGCTTTCTCAAACGCATCGTCGACCAGTGCAAGGCGGCCGACGTCCCTGTTCGCGTCTGCGGCGAAATGGGCGGGCGCCCGCCCGAGGCGCTGGCGCTTATTGCCATCGGGATGGAAGCTTTTTCGGTCACGCCGGCCGCGCTTGGCCCCCTGAAAGCAATGATCCATTCGCTCGATGCCGGCGCTGCACGCCGCGAGTTCGAAAGCCTGCTGGCCGACCCGCCGAAGATGTTCCGCGAGGCCGTGATCGACTGGGCGCGGCAGCAAGCGGTTGATTTGAGCTAA
- a CDS encoding NAD(P)H-dependent flavin oxidoreductase encodes MSGEGLIAEPRPMPGGTGAARLAELMKRGTDFLGCQTAIMGGAMSWVSERNLVSAISNAGGFGVIACGAMTPELLDTEIAETKKRTNKPFGVNLITMHPDLDALIDICARHEVGHIVLAGGLPPGKAIERIKGNGAKLIAFAPALALAKKLKRSGVDALVVEGMEAGGHIGPVSTSVLAQEILPSMAEEMPVFVAGGIGRGEAIAAYLEMGAVGVQIGTRLVCATESIAHENFKKMFIRASARDAVPSVQIDPRLPVIPVRALKNREMENFAAKQREVADLLDKGSVEMAEAQLQIEHYWAGALKRAVIDGDVESGSVMAGQSVGMVKKEEPVADILAELVDEAAAALETR; translated from the coding sequence ATGAGTGGTGAAGGTTTGATCGCGGAACCCCGGCCGATGCCCGGCGGCACAGGCGCTGCCCGGCTTGCCGAACTGATGAAGCGCGGTACCGATTTCCTCGGGTGCCAGACCGCCATCATGGGCGGCGCGATGAGCTGGGTGTCCGAACGCAACCTCGTGTCCGCCATCTCCAATGCGGGCGGCTTCGGCGTCATTGCCTGCGGCGCGATGACGCCCGAACTGCTCGACACCGAGATCGCCGAGACCAAGAAGCGCACGAACAAGCCGTTCGGCGTGAATCTCATCACCATGCACCCCGATCTCGATGCGCTGATCGACATCTGCGCGCGTCACGAAGTCGGCCATATCGTGCTGGCGGGCGGGCTTCCGCCCGGCAAGGCGATCGAGCGGATCAAGGGCAACGGCGCCAAGCTGATCGCTTTTGCCCCCGCGCTTGCGCTCGCCAAGAAACTGAAGCGTTCTGGCGTCGATGCGCTTGTCGTCGAGGGCATGGAAGCAGGCGGTCATATCGGCCCGGTTTCGACTAGCGTGCTCGCACAAGAAATTCTGCCGAGTATGGCCGAGGAAATGCCGGTCTTCGTGGCCGGCGGTATCGGTCGCGGAGAAGCGATCGCCGCCTATCTCGAAATGGGTGCGGTCGGCGTCCAGATCGGCACGCGCCTCGTTTGCGCCACCGAGAGCATCGCGCACGAGAATTTCAAGAAGATGTTCATTCGCGCCTCGGCGCGTGATGCCGTCCCGTCGGTCCAGATCGATCCGCGCCTGCCGGTCATCCCCGTCCGCGCGCTCAAGAACCGCGAAATGGAAAATTTTGCCGCCAAGCAGCGCGAGGTCGCCGACCTGCTCGACAAGGGCAGCGTCGAAATGGCCGAAGCCCAGCTCCAGATCGAGCATTATTGGGCGGGTGCGCTCAAGCGTGCGGTCATCGATGGCGATGTCGAAAGCGGCAGCGTGATGGCCGGCCAGTCGGTCGGCATGGTCAAGAAAGAGGAACCGGTTGCCGACATCCTCGCCGAACTGGTGGACGAGGCCGCCGCCGCGCTGGAGACTCGCTAG
- a CDS encoding aspartate kinase: MGERIVMKFGGTSMAGIERIRHVADIVARQAVNGDEVLVVVSAMAGETDRLVQFCKEAAATHDPREYDVVVASGEQVTAGLLAMTLQNAGLEARSFMGWQLVKASGVHGNARVEKIESDLLSDALGNGTICVIPGFQGATEDGRLATLGRGGSDTSAVAIAAGVKADRCDIYTDVDGVYTTDPRLTPKARKLDAITFEEMLELAGAGAKVLQVRSVGLAMREKMPLRVVSAFEDVPGTSIVAELGENMERTAIAGIAADRGEVLLSARDIGIATATGALADAGIAADMLSQSDDGLKLTVPRASMVQAIALLEKAGAGGIDTNEDVAKISIVGVGLRSDPHLTAKFYAVLADRDIAVHLASSGEIRAAALIDDNHVDVAVRALHTAFGLDS, from the coding sequence ATGGGCGAGCGCATTGTCATGAAGTTTGGCGGCACCTCGATGGCAGGCATCGAGCGGATCCGCCATGTCGCCGACATCGTCGCGCGCCAGGCTGTCAATGGCGATGAGGTGCTGGTCGTGGTGTCCGCTATGGCGGGGGAGACCGACCGGCTGGTGCAGTTCTGCAAGGAAGCCGCCGCCACCCACGACCCGCGCGAATATGACGTTGTCGTTGCCAGCGGCGAACAGGTGACCGCAGGCCTTCTCGCGATGACGTTGCAGAATGCCGGGCTCGAAGCGCGCAGCTTCATGGGCTGGCAGCTGGTCAAGGCCAGCGGGGTGCACGGCAATGCGCGCGTGGAAAAAATCGAAAGCGATCTGCTTTCGGACGCCTTGGGCAACGGCACCATCTGCGTCATTCCGGGCTTTCAGGGCGCGACCGAGGATGGCCGGCTGGCGACGCTTGGCCGCGGCGGGTCGGACACCAGCGCGGTCGCCATCGCGGCCGGCGTGAAGGCCGATCGCTGCGACATCTACACCGACGTCGATGGCGTCTACACGACCGACCCGCGCCTGACGCCAAAGGCGCGCAAGCTCGACGCGATCACTTTCGAGGAAATGCTCGAACTGGCGGGCGCTGGGGCAAAGGTGTTGCAGGTGCGCTCGGTCGGGCTCGCCATGCGCGAGAAAATGCCGCTGCGGGTCGTGTCCGCATTCGAGGACGTACCGGGCACGAGCATCGTCGCCGAATTGGGAGAGAATATGGAACGCACCGCCATTGCCGGGATCGCCGCCGATCGGGGCGAAGTGCTCTTGAGCGCGCGCGACATCGGCATCGCTACCGCCACCGGTGCGCTCGCCGATGCGGGGATTGCCGCTGACATGCTGAGCCAATCGGACGATGGGCTCAAGCTGACCGTGCCGCGCGCTTCGATGGTGCAGGCCATCGCGCTGCTCGAAAAAGCAGGTGCCGGCGGCATCGACACCAACGAGGACGTCGCCAAGATCTCGATCGTCGGCGTGGGCCTGCGTTCCGATCCGCATTTGACCGCCAAATTCTATGCCGTATTGGCCGACCGCGACATCGCGGTACACCTGGCCTCGAGCGGCGAAATTCGTGCCGCGGCGCTGATCGACGACAATCACGTCGATGTCGCCGTGCGCGCCCTCCATACGGCCTTCGGGCTCGACAGTTAG
- the ubiG gene encoding bifunctional 2-polyprenyl-6-hydroxyphenol methylase/3-demethylubiquinol 3-O-methyltransferase UbiG — protein sequence MAKTSILDKEAAHFGGMADDWWDPKGKSAMLHKLNPVRLGYVRDQVDQHFHCDECSFRPLEDKSALDVGCGAGLLAEPLARLGAKVTGVDAAAEVIEVAKAHAKAAGLDITYSAGGVENIEGAHDLVTAMEVVEHVADPAAFVADLEARVAPGGLLIMSTPNKTAWSRLLTITLAEGFGRIPRGTHDFEQFLPPEELSALIEAAGMKVIDTRGIAVSPLQGFHLSEDTRLNYLLTAVKA from the coding sequence ATGGCAAAGACAAGCATCCTCGATAAGGAAGCCGCCCATTTCGGCGGCATGGCCGACGACTGGTGGGACCCCAAGGGCAAGAGCGCGATGCTCCACAAGCTCAATCCTGTGCGGCTCGGCTATGTGCGCGACCAGGTCGACCAGCATTTCCACTGCGATGAATGCAGTTTCCGTCCGCTGGAGGATAAGAGCGCGCTCGATGTCGGCTGCGGGGCCGGGCTGCTGGCCGAGCCATTGGCGCGATTGGGCGCGAAAGTGACGGGCGTGGATGCTGCTGCCGAAGTGATCGAGGTCGCCAAGGCGCACGCCAAGGCTGCCGGGCTGGACATCACGTACAGCGCGGGCGGGGTCGAGAATATCGAGGGAGCCCACGATCTCGTGACCGCGATGGAAGTGGTTGAGCACGTGGCTGACCCGGCGGCCTTTGTCGCAGACCTGGAGGCGCGGGTCGCACCAGGCGGCCTGCTGATCATGTCGACGCCCAACAAGACGGCCTGGTCGCGGTTGCTGACGATCACGCTGGCCGAAGGCTTCGGCCGGATCCCGCGCGGCACGCACGACTTCGAACAGTTCCTGCCGCCCGAAGAGCTCTCTGCGCTGATCGAGGCCGCGGGCATGAAGGTGATCGACACGCGCGGCATCGCGGTGAGCCCGCTTCAAGGCTTCCACCTCAGCGAAGATACGCGGCTTAACTATCTGCTGACGGCGGTGAAGGCCTAG
- a CDS encoding glutathione S-transferase family protein, with amino-acid sequence MWQLYQFPLCPFSRKVRLALGEKGVAHELVKEHPWERRDEFVDLNPAAETPVLVETDAKVVLIGSQPIAEYFDETVEKAPMIQGSAAQRAEIRRLTEWYDDKFFRDVTGPILHERMTKRIVTHESPDTMALRNSMRVANAYLDYADYLLDHRRWMAGNSLSLADFAAAAQISVVDYLGGIDWRGHDQSKAWYSVMKSRPCFRPLLGERMDGIVPPSHYDKVDF; translated from the coding sequence ATGTGGCAGCTCTACCAATTCCCGCTTTGTCCCTTTTCGCGCAAGGTGCGCCTCGCGCTGGGCGAAAAAGGCGTGGCGCACGAACTGGTGAAAGAGCATCCGTGGGAACGGCGCGACGAGTTTGTCGACCTGAACCCCGCCGCCGAAACGCCGGTGCTAGTCGAAACCGATGCAAAAGTGGTCCTGATCGGTTCGCAGCCTATCGCCGAATATTTTGACGAGACGGTGGAAAAGGCGCCGATGATCCAGGGCAGCGCTGCGCAGCGCGCCGAAATCCGCCGTCTCACCGAATGGTATGACGACAAATTCTTCCGCGACGTCACGGGCCCGATCCTGCACGAGCGGATGACCAAGCGTATCGTCACGCATGAAAGCCCCGACACGATGGCACTGCGCAATTCCATGCGCGTGGCCAACGCCTATCTCGATTATGCCGATTACCTGCTCGACCATCGCCGCTGGATGGCGGGCAACTCGCTGAGCCTGGCCGATTTTGCCGCGGCGGCGCAGATCAGCGTGGTCGATTATCTGGGCGGCATCGACTGGCGCGGGCACGACCAGAGCAAGGCCTGGTATAGCGTCATGAAGTCCCGCCCCTGCTTCCGCCCGCTACTCGGCGAACGCATGGACGGCATCGTCCCGCCAAGCCACTACGACAAGGTCGACTTCTAG
- a CDS encoding DUF2059 domain-containing protein, producing the protein MKSLLFGTTAIILATATPAFAQETGAVVADAEQEALEAAEDAETLALAEAALDLYWPKGNTEAAVDFMLGPWADRMLDSPIRDLAEPFRPVIALYVNEMGPLMEALASLEDDLPGDDEEGAEADEEATDGNEELEAVQELFGNPEDIDAGIDLMLALYGDLTIRGLISDEDEHFDERLAILRDVMDKELPAVLEEFEEPVRAGLIQVFADRFTKAELAQIAAFADTPAGEKFAANIFTVGFEPEYFAGIMASFPGMIKKAPPLVEALEERMAHLPPMFPEPEASEACAEIEDEAQRETCQTEAEAVMEDEWQPTPEELDEWAAEYQAMADDYRQQAADRRAELASEATDE; encoded by the coding sequence ATGAAATCGCTGTTGTTCGGTACCACCGCCATCATCCTCGCAACTGCCACCCCAGCCTTTGCACAAGAGACCGGCGCGGTCGTGGCGGACGCCGAGCAGGAAGCGCTTGAGGCGGCGGAGGATGCCGAGACACTAGCGCTCGCCGAAGCCGCGCTCGATCTGTACTGGCCCAAGGGCAACACCGAGGCAGCGGTCGACTTCATGCTGGGACCGTGGGCCGATCGCATGCTCGACAGCCCGATCCGCGACCTGGCCGAGCCGTTCCGGCCCGTCATCGCGCTGTACGTCAACGAGATGGGGCCGCTAATGGAAGCCCTCGCTTCGCTCGAGGATGATCTTCCCGGCGACGACGAGGAGGGCGCGGAAGCTGACGAGGAAGCCACCGACGGCAATGAGGAACTCGAGGCCGTCCAGGAACTCTTCGGAAATCCTGAGGACATCGACGCCGGTATCGATTTGATGCTCGCACTCTACGGCGACCTCACCATTCGCGGACTGATCAGCGACGAGGACGAACATTTCGATGAGCGCCTGGCGATCCTTCGTGACGTCATGGACAAGGAATTGCCCGCGGTGCTCGAAGAATTCGAGGAGCCGGTGCGCGCCGGGCTGATCCAAGTCTTCGCCGATCGCTTCACCAAGGCGGAGCTCGCGCAGATCGCTGCCTTTGCCGATACGCCAGCGGGCGAAAAATTCGCCGCTAATATCTTCACCGTGGGATTCGAACCCGAATATTTCGCCGGCATCATGGCGAGCTTTCCGGGCATGATCAAAAAGGCGCCGCCGCTCGTCGAAGCGCTCGAAGAACGCATGGCACATCTGCCGCCGATGTTCCCCGAACCGGAAGCGTCCGAAGCCTGCGCGGAAATCGAAGACGAGGCCCAGCGCGAGACATGCCAGACCGAGGCAGAAGCCGTCATGGAGGACGAATGGCAGCCTACGCCTGAGGAACTCGACGAATGGGCCGCAGAGTATCAGGCCATGGCCGACGACTATCGTCAGCAGGCAGCAGACCGCCGCGCCGAGCTGGCTTCCGAGGCTACCGACGAATAG
- a CDS encoding DUF2059 domain-containing protein, whose amino-acid sequence MSPEGLAAAEKLLEAMDYDELMARVVDGMVVEQRTQVRTMLEQSGEDISPELIEDVTEVMQRHSRNIIMDNLDELRTATAHIYAANMSAEDLERLAVLQADPVMKRFNAAMPAMMQDTLALTMGLMMEAQPAMQSELTEVIARHLESPSN is encoded by the coding sequence GTGTCGCCTGAAGGTCTGGCAGCTGCCGAAAAGCTGCTCGAAGCGATGGACTATGACGAGCTAATGGCGCGCGTCGTCGATGGCATGGTTGTCGAACAACGTACGCAGGTGCGCACCATGCTCGAACAAAGCGGGGAAGACATCAGCCCGGAGCTTATCGAGGACGTGACCGAGGTGATGCAGCGCCATTCGCGCAATATCATCATGGACAACCTCGACGAACTACGCACCGCGACCGCCCATATATACGCCGCCAACATGAGCGCCGAGGATCTGGAACGTCTTGCTGTCCTGCAAGCCGATCCGGTGATGAAACGCTTCAACGCCGCCATGCCGGCAATGATGCAGGACACCTTGGCGCTGACGATGGGTCTCATGATGGAAGCGCAGCCTGCCATGCAGTCCGAACTGACGGAGGTGATCGCGCGCCACCTCGAATCGCCATCCAACTGA
- a CDS encoding undecaprenyl-diphosphate phosphatase, translating to MPILWLVIILGIVEGITEYLPVSSTGHLILATELLGFDAEDWAVFNVAIQPGAILAVVILYWGTFWGVLKGLFEGSKNALYFTRNLLVAFTPAVVLGVLLADHLDKLLANAVVVAWALIIGGIAILVIEKLANPPARPDIPEDQVGGAVATLGFKRSVLIGLVQCLAMVPGVSRSGATIMGAMAFGVDRRTAAEFSFFLAVPTLTGATVYQLFRDRENLVADDFGWIGLGALISFIVAYVVVKAFIAIVTRYGFAPFAWYRIVIGAAALVWLGAI from the coding sequence ATGCCCATTCTCTGGCTCGTCATCATCCTCGGCATCGTCGAGGGCATCACCGAATATCTGCCCGTTTCCTCGACGGGACACCTCATCCTCGCGACCGAGCTTCTAGGGTTCGACGCCGAGGACTGGGCAGTCTTCAACGTCGCCATCCAGCCGGGCGCAATCCTTGCCGTCGTGATCCTCTACTGGGGCACCTTCTGGGGCGTACTCAAAGGCCTGTTCGAAGGTTCGAAGAACGCGCTCTATTTCACCCGCAACCTGCTGGTGGCATTTACGCCGGCGGTCGTGCTTGGCGTATTGCTCGCGGATCATCTCGACAAGCTGTTGGCCAACGCGGTGGTAGTGGCATGGGCGCTGATCATCGGCGGCATCGCCATTCTCGTCATCGAAAAGCTCGCCAACCCCCCTGCCCGCCCCGACATTCCCGAAGACCAGGTCGGCGGCGCGGTCGCCACACTGGGCTTCAAGCGGTCGGTGCTGATCGGCCTCGTCCAGTGTCTCGCCATGGTCCCCGGCGTCAGCCGGTCGGGCGCGACGATTATGGGCGCGATGGCGTTTGGCGTCGATCGCCGCACCGCCGCTGAATTCAGCTTTTTCCTCGCAGTCCCCACGCTGACCGGCGCGACCGTGTATCAGCTATTTCGCGATCGGGAAAATCTCGTCGCCGACGATTTTGGCTGGATCGGCCTTGGCGCGCTGATCAGCTTCATCGTGGCGTACGTGGTGGTGAAGGCCTTTATCGCCATCGTGACGCGATACGGCTTCGCGCCCTTTGCCTGGTACCGCATCGTGATCGGCGCCGCGGCCCTTGTGTGGCTAGGCGCAATCTGA
- a CDS encoding complex I NDUFA9 subunit family protein, producing MSDTPQLVTIFGGGGFIGRYAAEALLKSGVRLRVAERKPKSAYKLQPLGSVGQVALMSADITRPDTVARAVEGADAVINLVGIFNGDLEAVHVDGARNVAEEAKKAGAKSVVHISAIGADPAAPSRYGSSKGRGEDAVRDAFAGATILRPSVVFGQEDEFTNRFAQMAAMPVLPVLKPNTRFQPVYVSDLGKAIAKAALDPKTHGGKTYEIGGPEQYSMHDLNQKIARLAGRHPAVIDLPDAFGSLMSKFGWLPGAPMTGDQWIMLQSDNVVSDDAATLADMGITPTPLGQVAPSWLGRYKRGGRFADQLPA from the coding sequence ATGTCCGACACTCCCCAACTTGTCACCATTTTCGGCGGCGGCGGCTTTATCGGCCGCTATGCGGCAGAAGCCTTGCTGAAATCGGGCGTGCGCCTGCGCGTTGCCGAACGTAAGCCCAAGAGCGCTTACAAGTTGCAACCGCTGGGCAGCGTCGGCCAGGTCGCATTGATGAGCGCCGATATTACGCGGCCCGACACGGTGGCGCGCGCTGTCGAAGGCGCCGACGCGGTGATTAACCTCGTCGGCATTTTTAACGGCGATCTGGAGGCGGTGCATGTCGATGGCGCGCGCAATGTCGCCGAGGAAGCGAAGAAGGCGGGCGCCAAGTCGGTCGTGCATATATCGGCCATCGGCGCCGACCCCGCTGCGCCGTCACGCTATGGCAGCTCCAAGGGCCGCGGCGAAGACGCGGTGCGCGACGCCTTTGCCGGTGCCACCATCCTTCGCCCCAGTGTCGTGTTCGGCCAGGAAGACGAGTTCACCAACCGCTTCGCGCAAATGGCGGCAATGCCGGTGCTGCCGGTGCTCAAGCCCAACACCAGGTTCCAGCCGGTCTATGTCAGCGATTTGGGCAAGGCCATCGCCAAGGCCGCGCTCGATCCCAAGACGCATGGTGGCAAGACCTATGAAATTGGCGGGCCCGAGCAGTACAGCATGCACGACCTCAACCAGAAGATCGCGCGGCTTGCCGGACGCCATCCTGCGGTCATCGACCTGCCCGACGCCTTCGGTTCGCTGATGAGCAAGTTCGGCTGGCTGCCCGGCGCTCCGATGACGGGCGACCAGTGGATCATGCTGCAAAGCGACAATGTCGTCAGCGACGACGCGGCTACGCTTGCCGACATGGGCATCACGCCGACGCCGCTCGGCCAGGTCGCACCCAGCTGGCTTGGCCGCTACAAGCGCGGCGGCCGCTTCGCAGACCAGTTGCCGGCCTAA